The Rhipicephalus sanguineus isolate Rsan-2018 chromosome 4, BIME_Rsan_1.4, whole genome shotgun sequence DNA window TTCCTCCATGACGTCACCTCAAGGGCGTCCGCGTGTTTGGTGGAGGGATCGCGTTGACGTAGTTTCTTCTGGGTTCTCGCTTACTCGGTAGTAGATTGGCTGCCGGGTAGAGCTTGTCGGAAACTCTTCGTGTCGAGAGGACAGGCGTGGGTCTCAAAAGCCAGGACTAGTTCTGCATTTTGCCGAAGAGATAGATCGTGTGCTTTTTAATTACCATAACGCTCGTTACACTGATGCGAATTTGAGTTCACGCGATCTGTACCGCGGTGTAGGTAGAGAAGTAAAGCTTACTTGGAAAACAGCTGCGAGAACGATCAGCTGATTCTCTTGAGGAGTTGGAATTTGCGCTTAACATGCAAGTAAGGTTCATGCAGTGCCTGAAGGTTCTGACCAGCTTCAGTCGGTCGAAGGAACTCAGTAACGATGGTAAGAAAAGTAAGTTTACGAGCGAACAAAGCcattttattgatttatttattgttCGCGTTATCACGTTTCCTGAAGTGGAAGCGAACACTTAGAAAATTTACTCTCTCGGAGCCACAGCATCTGTGCGCATTTTCTCTCTGGATATTTTAACAAATATTTGGGAATTTTACTTTGAGTCATTAAGTTTTGCTTTTATTATCGGAGTAAGATACTCCTAAGAAAAAAAGACATAAGTGGAGGCCGACTTTGTAGTAAATGAGATTGTAATATGATCTATTTTACGTATTTATGTGAAAGGTCAAAAATGCAGTTAATTGAAGTTGCATTGTCATAAGTTTTATGCTGACGGTAGCGATATGAAGTGATGCAAGGTTAGACACTGAAGTGATTTGTTAGGTTGAGATTGCGTCAAGGCGTGTTACATCTACGGTGGTGCACGAACCCCCCATTTAAAGAGGAGTTGATGCACGTCGGGTACTTCGAACTGTTGGGTGCTATTTCTAGAATGAAACAGAATCAGCAATTTTTGTGACATGTCGTCCCGTATAACTGCGTCATTTTCGTTCGTCGCTTTTTGGTTCTTTTGTGCATCGCTTAAGCGAACATGTTTCAGCTTTCTCTACATGATGTCGTTACACGGTGTAGGAAGTGCAAGGTCTATTGCGTTTCCAACGGCATcaacactctaagacaaaatcgagtatttggggagtatttctgccacacaacaataatcgtcgtctggcttgctcgcgtttcttttcttgaaaacccagctctcgtcactttgctgtcaagaatgctatgtcacgctaataacgcgcgtgccgttcatgaccgggaagtgccgcgaccgcggtgataacgcgaggaaagtacgcgaggtggatgacgattgttgtcgTGTGGCAGAAACGCTCCCAAAATACTCAATTTTGTCTTAGAGTGAATGCCCGCATTTTGCCTGTAATGCATACTTGTGATATAAATTTGTAAATTTTGTAAGTTTTTATTAGGTACGCGTGGTTTTTTAGAGGTAGTCTGTCGCCACGTTATAGAAGAGTTGTTGCTGTGCACCTACAGGCTCGTATGCTCATTTAATGCACCGTTTCGTGTCGTACTTGAACGAATGTGATTGAAGAATCTGTACTGAAAATATGTGCTTCCTCTCTCTTTGTGTCTGATGCCGGTTCAGATCATGCTGACGACACCTCCAACGCGAGCAAAAAGGCCCACATCCGATCCAGCGCTTTCAAACACTTGAAGAATGAAAGTTGTGTCAAAAATGGGGTAAGTTCACATCTCGTTACTGCATTGCTTCGTATTGTATTTCTTAGAAGCGTACTTTTGTATTACTGCTACTACCGCCGCCATGCTTTTAATGGAGCGCGGCATGCTGTAACCACCGTCTTACCGTGCATTTACGCTAGTATCGCTTGCAGGAAGGATTTGCCATTGCCGTGTCCCTTCAAGACGGAACAATCATCTACGTATCTGGCTCCATCACTTCTCACCTTGGCTATTCAAAGGTAAGTCACAAATGGGACACCTTACGGGCGTACTTCTCGAACATTTTCATCGTGTGTAGTAGATAACGTCACTGAGACTTCGATTTTCAAGCACTGGCCATGAGGTTGGGATAATGACAGAAGCAAGGTTGACGGTGCCAGATAAAGAAAAAATCTTCACGGAAAGATGAAAACCTAAAGGGGTTAGCAGTGTCCGAACAACGATAACGTGTCTTGAATCAACGTTTTGTTAAGTGCACTTGCTATTGTGCCTGTTGTAGAGAAGTCTACTCACCGAAACGTTGTATCCAAGCTGAGGCTTGCTTTGTTAGGTCGACAATAGAAACTACTGGGGAAGGTACACACCACGCTCGCTACACTGTGCGCTGTGTTGGCTCGCCTTGACGACAGGCCCCTGTCGAAACAGTCAGTACTGGAATGCCGACCCAAACTGTCGTCACACCGGAAATTAATTAAGGCCTTATAGAACTTTTTGCGTGGAAGTGGCCTATTAGATGGCCTATATTACTCGCATACCGCACTTTTTTGTTTTCgtgcctgctcttctctccgctcttTACATTATTCTTTACTATTTCCCCTCctcctagtgcagggtagcaaaccggatgttataATTCTAGTTGACTTCCCTGCCTATCTCTCTTTTtcatctctctccctctcgctcTCTGAGCGCCCATTCACATTGCATGATGTGCCCTTTCATATTCCCTCGAGCGTGACAGTTCTGGCCATTCATTTGTGTATGCCACTTTCCTGCTGGGAATGTTTACACTTACTTTCTGTTTGTGCTTTTTTCTTGGTGTCTTCCTTTCCCATCGGCTCTTCCCACAGGATATGCTTCTCGGTCAATGCATAATGAACTTCCTGTACCCCCGTGACCGCATCACCTTCGCCAATCACCTAAGTCACGGCCTCAACTCTTGGTTCAACGAGGATGCGAAAGGTATGGGCAGTTCGCAGAGTCGCCGCTGGTGGCAGCACACGTTCCCGATCTCCGCTGTGCAAATCACTCCATTTCCCGAGCCAGAGCCGCCTGGTGGTGATCTGCGAGAGATGCGCTTATTTcttgcttctctctttcttcctcctcttctctcCTTGAGGTATTTGCCACAACCGAAGCCAGAGCACCTTCCTATGCAGATTCAGGTAATCATAGCGTTAGCACAtgaatgtttgacattttctcgCGAGCGGTGTGCATCCGCATTGACTTCAAAACGTTACGATGTCGCGTTGATAGTCACACGAGACTGATAAGAAAAGACAGtcacatgaatgaatgaatgaatgaatgaatgaatgaatacaagTTATTGGGTCCTGCTAGACGTGACNNNNNNNNNNNNNNNNNNNNNNNNNNNNNNNNNNNNNNNNNNNNNNNNNNNNNNNNNNNNNNNNNNNNNNNNNNNNNNNNNNNNNNNNNNNNNNNNNNNNTTCATACCCGGTACGTATACACGTCAACGTCATGCTTTAGCCAAATACTAGACTGTTCGACTTAGGCGGCATTCTTACCAGCGACTGACAGAAAGTCCGTGACCGACGACTGAGGAGCTATACTCACGGTTACCAATATTCATTGAATGTCTTGAGAGGCTAATTAGTTCATTATACTGACTTATGTTAAGTGCGCGAGAGTGGAAAAATAGCGCGCTACAAACGAAGAGGCAAAGAAAGATCAGAGCTCTATCTTTCTGTGTCTCTTAATTTGTGGTGCCCTACTTGCCAATTTGACTTATTTAACAGTCACTTAGTAGACTGCCTTCAAGTGTATTCACGCACTTCTTTGTACTAGCATTATACCGGTAGGTGGCGCCAAACATGAGAGGCCGGATAGAGTATACActctacttctctgctggtgtaagCTCTCGGGAGAGGTCTAATACCGAATGAGTGGCCTTCTTAAAATTATTTTACTCAAGGACACTAGGCGCAAACAATAAAACTTGTCTATAGTTGTGGTTGCATGAAACGTCACATAGCATCGGTAGCGttgtccggtaacccggtactcCCCCTTCGCGTATACCAGAATACCGGACAAGCTAAAAAAGTATGGCAGCTccgctactgtgaaacctgaggaaatgCGTAGCACGGGCGCCcagtgattcccgttcgtagagttcccactgctccgtttaccgaaGCGTTCATGACGCCaacgtttgaggtaagcatgccgggtttccccggcacgagtagaatcttgtcagGCATAttcacaaactcggtgtgcgacatgtgcgctacgttttgctgcgctttatcgacttcctgcttgttgcgACAGTtagagatacgcgtcgtctgcagtgAGTTCTGTCACGTCGTGTCACCTATGAAATTAAGTGACGCAGCGCCGGCAAAGTGTAGGGGCAGGGGCATCCACTCGGCTAGGCGGTGGCGCCCTATCTTGCGCGACCCCGGAGTCAGCCGCAGGTTTCCGAAACGTTATTAGCGATTTTAGATAATTACTGCGAATACTACTTGggtatttctgttaattataataTTTTAGCCCTTATTCATTCATTTTAGCTCGGTTTTGATCTTTGCTAGGCTTGTtaaggcctgtattgagcgctttactatGATAGTGATCACGCGtcatgagatgcatggatggacgacaagccgggcccctaaagtgctccgcacttaaaacctCTACAAATAGATGCACTTCTACAAGACGCAATGCCGAAAAAGGGCTTTAAGCCTCCTTTGTCATTCTATTCTGTGCTTGCTTAGTGTCTTCGTAATATTTCACTTTCCCATAAGAAGCCCGCAAACGTTCTTAGCTCGTCATAAACTGCGCTTCATTCAGTCGTTATCATTAACCGTATCCACATTTGTGTCTGGAGATTCTCACGAGGTTGGAGTTCAGTTGCGCTCGTGAATCGTGGAGTAGTTTAACTAATGTCCGAAGTTTAGCTGATGACTTCAatctatgacgtcgtcatgacgtcacaaatcgccaaaatttgtgacgtcacatgatggcgtcgtcACTTGAAATCCCCGCTTgttcataggtgggccgatcccggaagcacgtgagatgcagaaagcttgcaatgtcaccgatcccggaggcagtgcaaaactacgctagatgcagaaagcttttagGGGCGGGGAGATTAAAAAGATTGCTCTCGCCTTCTAgtcaccttaggcaaatgcatgagggaccctgtgaatttttttcgcATTTAACGGATGCTAATGAGTGACTTGTAAGCAACCGTTGCTGCTGTTACCGTTGTGCAGTGATGTACGTGGGTGGCGTGCCACTGTACCCTTCGCTGCCGACGGGTGACGGACCGCAGTCCAAGGGCATGTGGCAATGCGGCGCCCTGCCGCTCATGCCTCTGTGGCAGCAACCGCCCGTCAACAGAGGCACTGCCAGCGGACAGGAGGCGACCAAAGCGGACGCCAAGACACCGGGAGCCCCGACGGGGGCCGCCACCGAAAAGCACTCCGACGACGCGCTAAGGAAGGTGAGCGAATCGAGAAGAGACGCTAAGGACCATAATATCGTTTCCTGGCGTTTTTGAAACTATACCTGTCCCTGGGCTACGTAGACTCGCTGAGATTTCAGTCAGCATATAAACCATCTGAGATAGGTTCGTCAGTAAGTGAGTCCATAACGCTTAAAAAGCAAGATGCACTTGCGCAAAttatcaactgattttattctaTAAACATGTGGTACTTAAAATGACAGCAAAAAACCCACCGCGATGGTTACCGCACGCGGAAACTCAATTTCCTGATAGGTGACTTCCCTATCACGGTGACCACTTTCACGGTGGCCACCTTTCAATGCCGGTCAACCAATCTACCATGCTGGCACAACGGGAtttcaacaaaaattttgttgatTGTATAAAGAGACGTCAATGAAATGTTTACTAACTTTCAACAGGATTTTTCATAAGGCTGAACTTTAGGTGACGTAGCAAGGACAGTTTGAAATATGTTACAGCTATGGATGACAAGTATATCATTATTGCGTAAACTAAcgcttctatttatttttttttgggtgCACTGCCGCATTCTAACGCCGGGAACAATGCGCGTCAGAGTCCTGCTCCATTCATTCAAGCTGCAGGGACCTGCAGTGTTTCGCTTTGTTTCGGAATGGCCTCACGTACGCACACGGGCTTTGATTTGGCGTTTCAGTGCATGGTGGGtgatttcgatggagacgaaatgctggatatccgtgtacttggatttagctaggcgcacgttaaagaaccccaggtggtcggaatttgcggagccctccactgcggcgtccctcgttatcatatcgtagttttgggacgtaaaatcccgacAGTTACacgcaaataaaaaaagtcatttgactcctttctttcagttctgacttgccacgtatacgaggTCGACCCTCTTTACGGacacacgtgaactctcttaaCAAATcactatactctcttcggagagccgtggtacctagcAGGTCTCCTAAGGAGGCCTGCTGGGTCAATAAGGACCTGCCCTATAAAGGAGACCTGCAGAATAAGCTCTCCTTTTAAGGAGTCATGTACGTGCCAAGTGAGGACTCGCCGAAAAGGGCAAAACAcacactaacttttttttttgggggggggggggtgtactatTAGTGCATAGGGCGTAACGTTATTGCTGTTTTGATGAACTTTCTTACGCCGTTTGAGGCGCGGGACGCAACGCCGACTGCAGCGTATCTACAATTAATGTTGAAAATAAGAGAACTGTTCATCAGCCAAatatgaacgcataccaactagcTGAAGTTCCCATTCTTATAAGAGAACTGTTTCTTCCAGCCCCTCCAAGAGGGGACGGACAAGACGAGCGGTCCGGCGACCATTACGGGCCTCGGCGACGGCTACGCTAACGGCAGACGGGGCAGCGGTGGTGCCAATGGCGGCACTGAAATGGAGGGTTGCTCGATGCGACCCTTCAAACCGTACTCGACGGGGTTCGGCAGCGGTCCCACAGCCGGAAGCGCAAAGTCGGATGCGGACGACCGGCGCCACAGCCAGAGCACCGAGAAAGACATGCACCAGGACGCTCCGTGTCGCTCTCCGTTCGAGTCATCTTTCTTCGAGAAGTCCGAGAACTCGGAAAGCCAGTTCTCTTCCGAGAAGTCTTCTGAGGTACGTCTATGATGTCTACCCCGTTTACTGCATACTGCGATCATTAGTGTAATAGCGCGGAAAATATCCCCTCTTGTCGCTTTTCGACGCTATTACGCTGAAGGTCacgcagtaccaactagcccgaactgCTATCCTTCTAAATAAACGGTGGCTCTCGGCACGTGTGGTGAGCAGAAAGCGCGGCAACACACCCACTATGTGTCTTTATCGTTCTGGGAAGACAACAACGATTTCGTTGTTCAGCGAACTTGACGTCGGCTGTTAACCGGTTGCCGGAGTTGTAAATGCGAGTGGCTGGGTTGGTGGGTTGGTGGCGAAACCTGTTGGTGAGGAGATCAATAAGAGAAGCCCGGAAGTCTTATTGCACGAACAAAATGTATTCGTTTGCTGGTGTAAATCTTCAGCATTGGCGTATTCGTTAACACGTAATGGCGTTAAGTGCGTTCATTCAACAGGAATACCTATGAAACATTTAAATgtgtctgaaggaaag harbors:
- the LOC119389255 gene encoding period circadian protein-like isoform X2, producing MKSLMPDVYPDQLRELNPLICYVQCLRDHADDTSNASKKAHIRSSAFKHLKNESCVKNGEGFAIAVSLQDGTIIYVSGSITSHLGYSKDMLLGQCIMNFLYPRDRITFANHLSHGLNSWFNEDAKGICHNRSQSTFLCRFR
- the LOC125758193 gene encoding period circadian protein homolog 1-like codes for the protein MYVGGVPLYPSLPTGDGPQSKGMWQCGALPLMPLWQQPPVNRGTASGQEATKADAKTPGAPTGAATEKHSDDALRKPLQEGTDKTSGPATITGLGDGYANGRRGSGGANGGTEMEGCSMRPFKPYSTGFGSGPTAGSAKSDADDRRHSQSTEKDMHQDAPCRSPFESSFFEKSENSESQFSSEKSSEDTDSEMKDRRRKQPSRAVLREPHWTEGVSLTAELVYRYQMRATDAADVLRGDRDKLQRMQQPRLVNEQLSVLQLELEDALDGEPAAEDEPMRGGAKARSPSAGLGSSKSATLPDATAEAAETRACAMYAMEEDDLTQEMAAKEERLLSSYDPDFALADSDAEF
- the LOC119389255 gene encoding period circadian protein-like isoform X1: MYPDDAAAGMSLGSFLDFCVSNPAREPVSSRLRPAPDHADDTSNASKKAHIRSSAFKHLKNESCVKNGEGFAIAVSLQDGTIIYVSGSITSHLGYSKDMLLGQCIMNFLYPRDRITFANHLSHGLNSWFNEDAKGICHNRSQSTFLCRFR